From the Acidimicrobiales bacterium genome, the window GCTTCGGCTGGCGCCACGTGGCCGCCGCCGGGTGGTGCTGCCTCGTCGCCGCCGGCGCCCTGCCGGTCCTCGGTGCCACGCTCGGGGGGCGCTTCGGGCTCCCGACCACCGGCTACGACGCCGTGCTCTCCTGGATCGACTCGGGTCCGCCGGCGCGGGTGCTGTGGCTGGGCGACGGGCGTGCCCTCCCGCTCGGCGCCTGGCAGGTCGCCCCGGGACTCGCCCTCGGCGTCTCGGAGGGCGGCCTGCCCGATGCCACGAGGCTGTGGCCGAGCGCGAACCCTGGCGAGGCCGCCGCCCTCGGTCGCGCCGTGGTGGCGGCGAGCTCGGGCATGACGGTCGACCTCGGGGCGGACCTCGCGTCGGCGGGCGTGCGCTACGTCGTCGTCCCGAGCGCGCTCGCGCCGGTGCTCGCCGGGGTGCAGCAGGCGAGCGCGGCGAACCCGCCCGAGGCGCTCGTCGGCGGGCTCGCCGCCCAGGCGGACCTGCACCAGCTCCCGAGCGAGGGCGGCGCCCAGGTGTTCGAGAACGCCGCCTGGCGGCCGGGGAGCGGGGTGCCGGGCAGCCTCGCCGGTCCGGGGGGCACGCCCGCGCCGCTGCGCGGGCTCGCGGTCGCGCTCGAGCTGGCGCTGTGGGTCGCCGCCGCCGTCGGCCTCGCCCGGCTGCCGAGCGGCGCGCGCGCCAGGCGGCGGGGGAGCCACGCCCGCCGTCCGGCGCCGGAGGCGGCGGCGGCGGGCGACCTCGGCGTCCTCGCCGAGGTGGGCGGGTGAGCGCAGCGCGCGGCCCCGGTCCGCTCCGCCGGGCCGTGGTCGGCGGCCTCGTCGTCGCCTGCCTCGCCCTCGTCGCCGTGGCGAGCGCGGCGCGCGTCGGCCGTCGGACGACGGGGACCTTGGCCCCTGGCCCCTCGGACGCCTCGGCCGCGTCCGTGGCGAGCCCGGCGACCTCCGCCGCCTGGTACTGCGCGGGGCCGCTGCCGGTCGGGGCTCGGCCGGAAGCCTCCTCGATCGCGATCGCCAACGTCGGGGACCGCGCGCTGCGCGGCGAGGTGCGCCTGTCCGAGAGCACCGGCCGGTCGCTCACCGTGCCCGTCGCCGTCGGCCCGTCGGACGAGGCGGTGGTCGGGCTGCCCCGCAGCGGGCGCCGGGCCTTCGCCGCCGCCACCGTGCTCGTGGACGGCGCGAGCGTCGGCGTCGAGGAGCTGATCCACGGCCCGGCCGGGCCCGTCGCCTCGCCCTGCGTCAGCGAGGCCGGCACCGAGCAGCTCCTCGCCGCGGGCAGCACGGCGGGGGCAGACGACGTGGCGCTCGCCCTCTACGTCCCGGGCGCGACGCCCGGGGTGGCGAGCGTCACCGTCCACGTCGGCAGCCAGGCGCTGGCGCCGCCTGCCTTCCAGGGCATCCCGGTGGCGGCCGGCGGCCTCGTCGTGCTCAACGTCGGCCACTACGTGTCGGGGCGCCAGCTGCTCGCCCTCGCGGTCACCTCGACGGGCGGGCGCGTCGTCGCCGGGGCGCTCGAGGTGCACCTCGTGGGGCGCGCGCTCGTGTCGGCCCTCGTACCCGGCGCGCTCGCGCCGAGGACGACGTGGTACTTCCCCGGGGCACCGGCTGCCGGCGCGGCGCGCCAGGCGCTCGACGTCTACAACCCCGGGCCCCGCCCGGCCCGCGTCCTCGTCGCCTCGAAGTGCGCGGCCGGCAGCCCGGCGACGACCGTCACGGTCGGGCCGGGCGCCGTCGTCGAGGTTCCCGCCGCCCCGGGCCCGCTGCGCTGGACGCTCGTCACCTCGACGAACGGCGTCGGGATCGTGGCGCAGCGCGCGGCGACCGTGTCCCGGGCGCTCGTCCCGCCGCCGCGACACGCCGGCCCGTCGCTGACGGCGCTGCCGCCGCTGCGACCGGGCTTCGGGCTCACGACCGGCACGGCGGCGGCCCACGAGCGGTGGCTCGTCCCCGGCGGCGAGTCGGACCGGCACGCGAGCGTCCTGCTCAGCGTGTCGAACCCCAGTCGGCGCGCCCTCACCTTCACCGTGGAGCGCCTCGCGGGGCCGTCCGTGGGAGGCATGCCGGCCCCGGCGGCGCTCGTGGTGCCGGCGCAGGGCACCACCGTCGTCGACCTCGCGCAGCTCGTCGGCGCGCGCGCCCCGGTGCTCCCGCTCGTCGTCACCGCCAGCGGGCCGGTCGTCGTGGGCTCGCTGCTCTACTCCCGCGGCAGCGGCCAGGCCCTCGGCTTCTCGGCGCCCCTCGCCATCCCCGTGGAGTGAGCGCCCCTCCTCACCCGAGCGGGCCGCGCGGCCCCCGCGGCTCCACCGACTCGGCGGGCAGGTGCGCCGTGGTGGGCGCCTCGCTCGCGCCGTCGCCCGCGGCGGCGGGCACCGGCGGGCGCGGCGCCCCGCCGAGCATCCCGCCCGCGACGTGCAGCTCCTCGCCGTCCTCGTGGACCGGCCGGCCGAAGGCCTCGTCGATCAGGCGGGCCACCTCGGCGCCGTCGATGGTCTCCTTGTCGAGCAGCGCCCGGGCCACGGCCTCGAGGCCGGCGCGGTGCTCCTGGAGGATCCGCCGGGCGCGCTCCTCCTGCTCGCGCAGGATCCTCGCCACCTCCTCGTCGACGACCCGGCTCGTGTCCTCCGAGTAGTCCCTCGAGTGCATGAGGTCCTCCCCGAGGAAGACCATCCCCTGGGGGCCCCACGCCATCGGGCCGACGCGATCGGACATGCCCCACTCGCGGACCATCTTGCGGGCGAGCTCGGTGTTGCGCTGGAGGTCGTCGCTCGCCCCGGTCGAGAGGTCCCCGTAGACGATCAGCTCGGCGACCCGGCCGCCCATGCGGACCGCGAGGGAGTCCTCGATGTACTCGCGCGGGTAGATGTGCTTCTCCTCGAGGGGCAGCTGCTGGGTGACGCCGAGCGCGAGACCGGTCGGGATGATGCTCACCTTGAGGAGCGGGTCGGCGAACGGCAGGACGTAGGCGAGCACGGCGTGCCCCGACTCGTGGTAGGCGACGCGCTCCTTCTCGGCGTCGGAGAGCACGAGCGAGTCGCGCTGCTGGCCCATGAGGACGCGGTCGCGCGCCGCGTCGAAGTCGCGCATCTCGATCACCTGGCTGTTGCGCCGCACGGCGTGCAGCGCGGCCTCGTTCACGAGGTTGGCGAGGTCCGCCCCGCTCATCCCGGGGGTGCCGCGCGCGACGACGTCGAGGTCGACGTCGGGCCCGATCCGCTTGTCGCGGCAGTGCACCTCGAGGATCGGCCGGCGCTCGTCGAGGTCGGGGAGGGGCACGACGATCTGGCGGTCGAAGCGGCCCGGCCGCAGCAGCGCGGGATCGAGGATGTCCGGTCGGTTCGTCGCCGCCATCATGACGACGCCCTCGGCGGTGTCGAAGCCGTCCATCTCCGAGAGCATCTGGTTGAGCGTCTGCTCGCGCTCGTCGTGGCCGCCGCCGAGGCCGGCGCCGCGCTTGCGGCCGATCGAGTCGATCTCGTCCACGAAGATGATCGCCGGGGCCTGCTTGCGGGCGGTCTGGAACAGGTCGCGCACCCGGCTCGCGCCGACGCCGACGAACATCTCCATGAAGTCCGAGCCGCTCACGGAGAGGAACGGCACGCCCGCCTCGCCGGCCACGGCTCGCGCGAGGAGCGTCTTGCCGGTCCCGGGCGGGCCGACGAGGAGCACGCCCTTCGGGATGCGCGCGCCGATCTCCCGGAAGCGCCCGGGAGACTTGAGGAAGTCGACGACCTCGCTGATCTCCTGCTTCACCCCGCTGTAGCCGGCGACGTCGGCGAAGGTCGTGCGCGGCCGCTCGGTCGAGTACACCTTGGCCCGCGACCGCCCGATCGACATGATGCCCGACATCTGACCCTGGGCCCGGCGGTTGATCCACGCGATGAAGGCGATGAACAAGACGACCGGGAGCAGGTAGATGAGCAGGTTCGGCAGGAAGCTCGAGCCGGGCGAGGAGAACTTGAGCGACACGCCGTCACGGCGCAGCGTCTGCTGGTCGCTCGCCGGCAGCGGGAGCGGCCCGGTCGTCGTGTAGGCGCGCCCGTCGCTCAGCGTCCCGGTGATGACGCCGCTCGAGTTGTTGTAGTTCGCCGTCGCCACCTGGTGGCTCGCGGCCTTGTCGAGGAAGCTCGTGTACGTGAGCTGCGAGGAGGACGAGTGCGACACGAACGACGAGCCGAACACGACGAGGACGAGCACGACGACGAGGGCGGCGAGCACCCACCGCCAGGTCGACTCGCTACCTTGGGGGAGGCCAGGACCCTGCCGACCGGGGCCGGGCGGTCGCATGTCCTGTGGCTGACGGCTCATCTCCCTATCGTAGGCGCCGCGGCCCGCGCGCAGGTCGGCGTTCCGCTCGCGCGGCTGCGGCGTGACCGAGATTGACCGGGCCGTCCGCGCCGGGGAGGCTCGGGGCGTGCACGAGCGGGACGCCCCTCGTCGGCGCGACGCCTCCGCGCTCGGCGACCGCCTGCTCGGCGCCGCCGTCCTCGGCTTCGTCGCGGGCTTCGTCGCGTCGGCCGTGGCGGTGGGCATCTTCGCCGCGGCGAGCCACCACCCGCGCCACCCGAGCCACTACGGGGTCGACGTCGCGAGCCTGCTCGGGCTGTG encodes:
- a CDS encoding DUF5719 family protein — its product is MSAARGPGPLRRAVVGGLVVACLALVAVASAARVGRRTTGTLAPGPSDASAASVASPATSAAWYCAGPLPVGARPEASSIAIANVGDRALRGEVRLSESTGRSLTVPVAVGPSDEAVVGLPRSGRRAFAAATVLVDGASVGVEELIHGPAGPVASPCVSEAGTEQLLAAGSTAGADDVALALYVPGATPGVASVTVHVGSQALAPPAFQGIPVAAGGLVVLNVGHYVSGRQLLALAVTSTGGRVVAGALEVHLVGRALVSALVPGALAPRTTWYFPGAPAAGAARQALDVYNPGPRPARVLVASKCAAGSPATTVTVGPGAVVEVPAAPGPLRWTLVTSTNGVGIVAQRAATVSRALVPPPRHAGPSLTALPPLRPGFGLTTGTAAAHERWLVPGGESDRHASVLLSVSNPSRRALTFTVERLAGPSVGGMPAPAALVVPAQGTTVVDLAQLVGARAPVLPLVVTASGPVVVGSLLYSRGSGQALGFSAPLAIPVE
- the ftsH gene encoding ATP-dependent zinc metalloprotease FtsH encodes the protein MSRQPQDMRPPGPGRQGPGLPQGSESTWRWVLAALVVVLVLVVFGSSFVSHSSSSQLTYTSFLDKAASHQVATANYNNSSGVITGTLSDGRAYTTTGPLPLPASDQQTLRRDGVSLKFSSPGSSFLPNLLIYLLPVVLFIAFIAWINRRAQGQMSGIMSIGRSRAKVYSTERPRTTFADVAGYSGVKQEISEVVDFLKSPGRFREIGARIPKGVLLVGPPGTGKTLLARAVAGEAGVPFLSVSGSDFMEMFVGVGASRVRDLFQTARKQAPAIIFVDEIDSIGRKRGAGLGGGHDEREQTLNQMLSEMDGFDTAEGVVMMAATNRPDILDPALLRPGRFDRQIVVPLPDLDERRPILEVHCRDKRIGPDVDLDVVARGTPGMSGADLANLVNEAALHAVRRNSQVIEMRDFDAARDRVLMGQQRDSLVLSDAEKERVAYHESGHAVLAYVLPFADPLLKVSIIPTGLALGVTQQLPLEEKHIYPREYIEDSLAVRMGGRVAELIVYGDLSTGASDDLQRNTELARKMVREWGMSDRVGPMAWGPQGMVFLGEDLMHSRDYSEDTSRVVDEEVARILREQEERARRILQEHRAGLEAVARALLDKETIDGAEVARLIDEAFGRPVHEDGEELHVAGGMLGGAPRPPVPAAAGDGASEAPTTAHLPAESVEPRGPRGPLG